In Kitasatospora sp. NA04385, a single genomic region encodes these proteins:
- a CDS encoding ABC transporter ATP-binding protein produces MAENQTSAPPTPADSNNPSTDGPTDSPVPAHRSAVRSLLRLWPYAREARWRILGSMAAAGLASLSVLAVPVVLRRIVDGPVAHRDLSGLWPLAGALLLLGVAEAVLFGVRRVIVARPLARVETRLRGELFAKLQRLPISFHDRWPSGQLLSRATSDLFVLRLFLAFPLVFLVVNSTVFLTGTALMFVLDWRLALITLLPAIPLMFFTRRFEAGYSAASRLAQDQNGDLATVVEESVLGIRILKAFGRHRTMAEEFRDRSAALRETELRKAGLLGNLWAVIVGLPELALGAVLAAGAVLVAHDQLSVGTLVAFLSTAMALRWPVESIGWLLGFAAEAASAADRYFEVMDEPEPVEPPSGRTPSADLGIRFTGVRFRYPDAPAGSPDLLAGVDLHVRPGETLALVGATGSGKTTLTALLPRLYEPTAGSITLDGTDVRDLPRAELRRRIAVAFEDPTLFSATVGENVLMGAPDAAPEQVAAALATAQAGFVDRLPAGLDTEVGEQGLSLSGGQRQRLALARAVVGEPRFLVLDDPLSALDVHTEALVERALREVLSGTTALVVAHRPSTVLLADRVALLADGRIAAVGTHQELLRSCPAYRALMSGEPELEGALAR; encoded by the coding sequence ATGGCCGAGAACCAGACCTCAGCTCCGCCCACCCCCGCGGATTCGAACAACCCGTCAACCGACGGCCCGACAGATTCACCCGTACCGGCACACCGGTCCGCGGTGCGCTCGCTGCTGCGCCTGTGGCCCTACGCGCGCGAGGCCCGCTGGCGGATCCTCGGCTCGATGGCGGCCGCCGGGCTCGCCTCGCTCAGCGTGCTGGCCGTCCCGGTGGTGCTGCGCCGGATCGTCGACGGCCCGGTCGCCCACCGCGACCTGTCCGGCCTGTGGCCGCTGGCCGGCGCCCTGCTGCTGCTCGGCGTCGCCGAGGCCGTCCTGTTCGGCGTCCGCCGGGTGATCGTGGCCCGCCCGCTCGCCCGGGTCGAGACCAGGCTGCGCGGCGAGCTGTTCGCCAAGCTCCAGCGGCTGCCGATCTCCTTCCACGACCGCTGGCCCTCCGGCCAGCTGCTCTCCCGGGCCACCTCGGACCTGTTCGTGCTGCGGCTGTTCCTGGCCTTCCCGCTGGTCTTCCTGGTGGTCAACTCCACGGTCTTCCTGACCGGCACCGCGCTGATGTTCGTGCTGGACTGGCGGCTCGCCCTGATCACCCTGCTCCCGGCGATCCCGCTGATGTTCTTCACCCGCCGCTTCGAGGCCGGGTACTCGGCCGCCTCCCGGCTCGCCCAGGACCAGAACGGGGACCTGGCCACCGTGGTCGAGGAGTCGGTGCTCGGCATCCGGATCCTCAAGGCCTTCGGCCGGCACCGCACCATGGCCGAGGAGTTCCGCGACCGCAGCGCCGCCCTGCGCGAGACCGAACTGCGCAAGGCCGGCCTGCTGGGCAACCTGTGGGCGGTCATCGTCGGCCTGCCCGAACTGGCCCTGGGCGCCGTGCTGGCCGCCGGCGCCGTCCTGGTCGCCCACGACCAGCTCTCGGTCGGCACCCTGGTCGCCTTCCTGTCCACCGCGATGGCGCTGCGCTGGCCGGTCGAGTCGATCGGCTGGCTGCTCGGCTTCGCCGCCGAGGCCGCCAGCGCCGCCGACCGCTACTTCGAGGTGATGGACGAGCCGGAGCCCGTCGAGCCCCCGTCCGGCCGCACCCCCTCCGCGGACCTCGGCATCCGCTTCACCGGCGTCCGCTTCCGCTACCCCGACGCCCCGGCCGGCTCCCCCGACCTGCTGGCCGGCGTCGACCTGCACGTGCGCCCCGGCGAGACGCTCGCCCTGGTCGGCGCCACCGGCAGCGGCAAGACCACGCTCACCGCGCTGCTCCCCCGCCTGTACGAGCCCACCGCCGGGTCGATCACCCTGGACGGCACCGACGTCCGCGACCTGCCGCGCGCCGAGCTGCGCCGCCGGATCGCCGTCGCCTTCGAGGACCCGACCCTGTTCTCCGCCACCGTCGGGGAGAACGTCCTGATGGGCGCCCCCGACGCCGCCCCCGAGCAGGTCGCCGCCGCGCTCGCCACCGCGCAGGCCGGCTTCGTCGACCGGCTCCCCGCCGGGCTGGACACCGAGGTCGGCGAGCAGGGCCTGAGCCTGTCCGGCGGCCAGCGCCAGCGCCTCGCGCTGGCCCGCGCCGTGGTCGGCGAGCCCCGCTTCCTGGTGCTGGACGACCCGCTCTCCGCGCTCGACGTGCACACCGAGGCGCTGGTCGAGCGCGCCCTGCGGGAGGTCCTGTCCGGCACCACCGCCCTGGTCGTCGCGCACCGCCCGTCCACGGTGCTGCTCGCCGACCGGGTCGCGCTGCTCGCCGACGGGCGGATCGCCGCCGTCGGCACCCACCAGGAGCTGCTGCGCTCCTGTCCCGCCTACCGGGCCCTGATGTCCGGCGAACCCGAGCTGGAAGGGGCGCTGGCCCGATGA
- the glgX gene encoding glycogen debranching protein GlgX, with protein sequence MTAWQELSAGTGRQERSAARWNGPAPRPGGAEPWPGGWQPLGARFRTDAEGGRGTNFALWAPGAEAVDLCLFDEHGRESRHRLSEQTYQTWHGYLPGVLPGTRYGFRVHGRWDPWTGARHNPAKLLLDPYARAIDGAYTAHDATCGAVRNWPERDVADTVRDDRDSAPYVPKAVVVHDADDWYDDQRPKTPWAETVLYELHVRGFTMRHPDVPPELRGTYAGLAHPAALAHLTRLGVTAVELLPVHHHVSEDHLQARGMVNYWGYNTLGYFAPHAGYSAGGSRGQQVGEFKRMVRALHAAGIEVILDVVYNHTAEQGVMGPTLSFRGIDNAGYYRPDRSRRGYADYTGCGNTLDTRRPQVIRLITDSLRYWVAEMGVDGFRFDLAAALARGGDGVEMEHPFLAAVSQDPLLSRVKLIAEPWDVGPGGYQVGGFPPLWGEWNDHYRDTVRDFWRGARPDVRELATRLSGSSDLYQRGGRRPYASVNFVTAHDGFTLRDLVSYDRKHNGANGEDNRDGTDDNRSWNHGAEGESDDPAVRSLRVRQLRNLLTTLLLSSGVPMLTAGDEMGRTQGGNNNAYCQDNETGWLDWSLLDDPDWRSLTELTARLVHLRRAHPVLRQRAFFSGRPAGPDGQRDLTWLTPAGREMTDEDWFSPGQALAMRLSGRAMSERDQRGREVRDADFLLLLNAAAEPRRFTLPAPHVPVLDTALAGEPDPAPVTSVLLTGRSAVLLTAG encoded by the coding sequence ATGACGGCGTGGCAGGAGCTGAGTGCGGGCACGGGCCGTCAGGAGCGGTCCGCCGCCCGGTGGAACGGCCCGGCGCCCCGGCCCGGCGGCGCCGAGCCGTGGCCGGGCGGCTGGCAACCGCTGGGCGCCAGGTTCCGCACCGACGCGGAGGGCGGCCGGGGCACCAACTTCGCGCTCTGGGCGCCGGGCGCCGAGGCGGTCGACCTGTGCCTGTTCGACGAGCACGGCCGGGAGAGCCGGCACCGGCTGTCCGAGCAGACGTACCAGACCTGGCACGGCTACCTGCCGGGCGTGCTGCCCGGCACCCGCTACGGCTTCCGGGTCCACGGCCGGTGGGACCCGTGGACCGGCGCCCGGCACAATCCCGCCAAACTGCTGCTCGACCCCTACGCCCGGGCGATCGACGGCGCCTACACCGCCCACGACGCGACCTGCGGGGCCGTGCGCAACTGGCCCGAGCGGGACGTGGCGGACACCGTCCGGGACGACCGGGACTCCGCGCCGTACGTGCCCAAGGCCGTCGTGGTGCACGACGCCGACGACTGGTACGACGACCAGCGGCCGAAGACCCCGTGGGCCGAGACGGTGCTGTACGAGCTGCACGTGCGCGGCTTCACCATGCGCCACCCGGACGTGCCGCCCGAGCTGCGCGGCACCTACGCGGGGCTGGCGCACCCGGCGGCCCTCGCCCACCTGACCCGGCTGGGGGTGACGGCGGTGGAGCTGCTGCCGGTGCACCACCACGTCAGCGAGGACCACCTGCAGGCGCGCGGGATGGTGAACTACTGGGGCTACAACACGCTCGGCTACTTCGCCCCGCACGCGGGCTACTCGGCGGGCGGCAGCCGGGGCCAGCAGGTCGGCGAATTCAAGCGGATGGTGCGGGCGCTGCACGCGGCGGGCATCGAGGTGATCCTCGACGTGGTCTACAACCACACCGCCGAGCAGGGCGTGATGGGCCCGACGCTGTCCTTCCGCGGCATCGACAACGCCGGCTACTACCGGCCGGACCGCTCCCGCCGCGGCTACGCCGACTACACCGGCTGCGGCAACACGCTGGACACCCGCCGCCCGCAGGTGATCCGGCTGATCACCGACTCGCTGCGGTACTGGGTCGCCGAGATGGGCGTGGACGGCTTCCGGTTCGACCTGGCCGCCGCGCTGGCCCGCGGCGGGGACGGGGTGGAGATGGAGCACCCGTTCCTGGCCGCCGTCTCGCAGGACCCGCTGCTCAGCCGGGTCAAGCTGATCGCCGAACCGTGGGACGTCGGCCCGGGCGGCTACCAGGTGGGCGGCTTCCCGCCGCTGTGGGGCGAGTGGAACGACCACTACCGGGACACCGTCCGGGACTTCTGGCGCGGCGCCCGGCCGGACGTGCGAGAGCTGGCGACCAGGCTCTCCGGCTCCTCCGACCTGTACCAGCGCGGCGGCCGCCGCCCGTACGCCTCGGTCAACTTCGTCACCGCCCACGACGGCTTCACGCTGCGCGACCTGGTCAGCTACGACCGCAAGCACAACGGGGCCAACGGCGAGGACAACCGGGACGGCACCGACGACAACCGGTCGTGGAACCACGGCGCGGAGGGCGAGAGCGACGACCCGGCGGTCCGCTCGCTGCGGGTGCGCCAGCTGCGCAACCTGCTCACCACGCTGCTGCTCTCCAGCGGGGTGCCGATGCTGACCGCGGGCGACGAGATGGGGCGCACCCAGGGCGGCAACAACAACGCGTACTGCCAGGACAACGAGACCGGCTGGCTGGACTGGTCGCTGCTGGACGACCCGGACTGGCGCTCGCTGACCGAGCTGACCGCCAGGCTGGTGCACCTGCGCCGGGCGCACCCGGTGCTGCGGCAGCGGGCGTTCTTCTCCGGCCGCCCGGCCGGGCCCGACGGGCAGCGGGACCTGACCTGGCTGACCCCGGCGGGCCGGGAGATGACCGACGAGGACTGGTTCTCGCCGGGGCAGGCGCTGGCGATGCGGCTGTCGGGCCGCGCGATGTCCGAGCGCGACCAGCGCGGCCGCGAGGTGCGGGACGCCGACTTCCTGCTGCTGCTGAACGCCGCCGCCGAGCCGCGGCGCTTCACGCTGCCCGCGCCGCACGTCCCGGTGCTGGACACCGCGCTGGCCGGCGAGCCGGACCCGGCGCCGGTGACGTCGGTGCTGCTGACCGGCCGTTCGGCGGTGCTGCTGACGGCGGGGTGA
- a CDS encoding Ig-like domain-containing protein: MSVAGGRLLSVRLADDRGVGVPGTLSADRTGWTADHRLATATSYTLDAVAEDGAGLRAARRTAFTTAAPAHTFVGSFTPEDGSTVGVGMPVSLRFSHPIADRAAVERAVAVVSDPPLEIAPHWFGDRRLDFRPRAYWPAGTRVTLLLRLKDVEGAPGYLGTQDKDVHFTVGRSLVAAVDLDAHTMTVRQDGRVLRTLPVSGGSPEHGTYLGAMVVSERHPVTRMDSQTVGLGDEYDIADVPHALRLTASGTFVHGNYWSDPAVFGAANTSHGCIGLADAKGGSDDSPAGWLYRHVRIGDVVEVRGSRGERVAPDNGLSDWNLDWARWRAGGAVH; encoded by the coding sequence GTGTCGGTGGCCGGCGGGCGGCTGCTGAGCGTCCGGCTCGCCGACGACCGGGGCGTCGGCGTCCCCGGCACGCTCAGCGCCGACCGCACCGGCTGGACGGCCGACCACCGGCTGGCCACCGCCACCTCCTACACCCTGGACGCGGTCGCCGAGGACGGCGCCGGGCTGCGCGCCGCCCGGCGCACCGCCTTCACCACCGCCGCCCCCGCCCACACCTTCGTCGGCTCCTTCACCCCCGAGGACGGCTCCACCGTCGGCGTCGGCATGCCCGTCTCGCTGCGCTTCTCGCACCCGATCGCGGACCGGGCCGCGGTCGAGCGGGCCGTCGCGGTCGTCTCCGACCCGCCGCTGGAGATCGCCCCGCACTGGTTCGGCGACCGGCGGCTGGACTTCCGCCCCCGCGCGTACTGGCCGGCCGGGACGCGGGTCACCCTGCTGCTGCGGCTCAAGGACGTCGAGGGCGCGCCCGGCTACCTCGGCACCCAGGACAAGGACGTGCACTTCACCGTCGGCCGCTCGCTGGTGGCCGCGGTCGACCTGGACGCCCACACCATGACCGTCCGCCAGGACGGCCGGGTGCTGCGCACCCTGCCGGTCAGCGGCGGCAGCCCCGAGCACGGCACCTACCTGGGCGCCATGGTGGTCTCCGAGCGGCACCCGGTGACCAGGATGGACTCGCAGACGGTCGGGCTCGGCGACGAGTACGACATCGCGGACGTCCCGCACGCGCTGCGGCTGACCGCCTCCGGGACGTTCGTGCACGGCAACTACTGGAGCGACCCGGCGGTCTTCGGCGCCGCCAACACCAGCCACGGCTGCATCGGCCTGGCCGACGCCAAGGGCGGCTCGGACGACTCCCCGGCCGGCTGGCTCTACCGGCACGTCCGGATCGGCGACGTGGTGGAGGTGCGCGGCTCCCGCGGCGAGCGGGTCGCCCCCGACAACGGCCTCTCCGACTGGAACCTCGACTGGGCGCGCTGGCGGGCCGGCGGCGCGGTTCACTGA
- a CDS encoding Ig-like domain-containing protein produces MAGRGRRARRSAAALLVGGALLLGTTACNDDNGGGGGSADARGTSGASGGGSSSSAPADTAPKTSAARLTVTPADGATDVQPKDGLQVAVAGGKLTTVTVTDKNGKPVDGKVSDDGLSWKPSGQLGVGATYTVSAQAVDAEGLVAASTSTFTTLTPAKTAGTGDNIADNGTYGVGMIVSVTFGKPIKNKAAVLDGITVTSSDGKTAKGHWFDDKRVDFRPEEFWTPNTKVTVKYRLKNVEVSPGVYGDVDKDEPFTIGRYQVSTVDAAAHTMTVDNGGGKTQTIPITAGNDDNPSWNGTMLIYSKEVVTRMNSATVANVKGAEYDVQDVPHAMRLTRTGTYVHGNYWSSAFGKSNASHGCVGLADVKGGSDTSNGGKFFKSSIIGDVVRIKNSKGKTVDGDNGLSGWTIPWSKW; encoded by the coding sequence GTGGCAGGACGCGGGCGCCGGGCCAGGCGGTCCGCGGCGGCCCTGCTGGTGGGCGGCGCACTGCTGCTCGGCACCACGGCCTGCAACGACGACAACGGCGGGGGCGGCGGCTCCGCGGACGCCCGGGGCACGTCCGGCGCGTCCGGCGGCGGGAGCTCGTCCTCGGCCCCGGCCGACACGGCCCCGAAGACCTCGGCGGCCCGGCTGACCGTGACGCCCGCCGACGGCGCGACCGACGTGCAGCCCAAGGACGGCCTGCAGGTGGCGGTGGCCGGCGGCAAGCTCACCACCGTCACGGTGACCGACAAGAACGGCAAGCCGGTCGACGGCAAGGTCTCCGACGACGGCCTGAGCTGGAAGCCCAGCGGGCAGCTCGGCGTCGGCGCCACCTACACCGTCTCCGCCCAGGCGGTGGACGCGGAGGGCCTGGTGGCCGCCTCCACCAGCACCTTCACCACGCTGACCCCGGCGAAGACGGCCGGCACCGGCGACAACATCGCCGACAACGGCACCTACGGCGTCGGCATGATCGTCTCGGTGACCTTCGGCAAGCCGATCAAGAACAAGGCCGCGGTGCTGGACGGCATCACCGTGACCAGCTCCGACGGCAAGACCGCCAAGGGCCACTGGTTCGACGACAAGCGGGTGGACTTCCGCCCGGAGGAGTTCTGGACGCCGAACACCAAGGTGACGGTCAAGTACCGGCTGAAGAACGTCGAGGTGTCCCCCGGCGTGTACGGCGACGTGGACAAGGACGAGCCGTTCACCATCGGCCGCTACCAGGTCTCCACGGTCGACGCGGCGGCCCACACCATGACGGTGGACAACGGCGGCGGCAAGACCCAGACCATCCCGATCACCGCGGGCAACGACGACAACCCCTCCTGGAACGGCACCATGCTGATCTACTCCAAGGAGGTGGTCACCCGGATGAACTCGGCGACCGTCGCCAACGTGAAGGGCGCCGAGTACGACGTCCAGGACGTGCCGCACGCGATGCGGCTGACCCGGACCGGCACCTACGTGCACGGCAACTACTGGAGCAGCGCCTTCGGCAAGTCCAACGCCAGCCACGGCTGCGTCGGCCTGGCCGACGTCAAGGGCGGCAGCGACACCTCCAACGGCGGGAAGTTCTTCAAGTCCTCGATCATCGGGGACGTGGTGAGGATCAAGAACTCCAAGGGCAAGACCGTCGACGGCGACAACGGCCTGAGCGGCTGGACCATCCCGTGGAGCAAGTGGTAG
- a CDS encoding Ig-like domain-containing protein — translation MVKRGGYAVVGALAGALVLMTTAGCSTDSAKADSPKGSASAGASAGSGDASPAVSAATIAIEPASGSTGVKPTGAVKVTAGNGKLTSVKVTGPDGVEVPGDLTPDGTGWAPKAGLAVGTAYTVDALAEDAKGVVANARSTFTTLTPDKDAGTSDNIADNGEYGVGMIVSVRFDRAVKNKDAVLGGITFETSDGTTVKGHWFGNNRLDFRPENYWNPGTKVTIHYKLKNVETAPGVYGDVDKDEPFTIGRSQISTVDVNTHKMAVVRDGQQVDTVEFTAGKPGYDTWNGVMVVEAKEGTTRMTSAGVTKEGSGDEYDLVVPHAMRLTDSGTYVHGNSWSAGVIGHSNGSHGCIGVTDTKAGSPSAPAGKLYDSSLVGDVFKVVNSKGKTVDPTNGLSGWNVPWAQW, via the coding sequence ATGGTCAAGCGCGGGGGTTACGCGGTGGTGGGGGCGCTCGCGGGCGCCCTGGTGCTGATGACCACGGCCGGGTGCAGCACGGACTCGGCGAAGGCGGACAGCCCCAAGGGCTCGGCCAGCGCCGGTGCCAGTGCGGGTTCCGGCGATGCCTCGCCCGCCGTCTCGGCCGCGACCATAGCCATCGAGCCCGCCAGCGGCTCCACCGGGGTCAAGCCCACCGGCGCGGTCAAGGTGACGGCGGGCAACGGCAAGCTCACCTCGGTCAAGGTCACCGGCCCGGACGGCGTCGAGGTGCCGGGCGACCTGACCCCCGACGGCACCGGCTGGGCGCCCAAGGCCGGTCTGGCCGTCGGCACCGCCTACACCGTCGACGCGCTGGCCGAGGACGCCAAGGGCGTGGTCGCCAACGCGCGCTCCACCTTCACCACGCTCACCCCCGACAAGGACGCCGGCACCAGCGACAACATCGCCGACAACGGGGAGTACGGCGTCGGCATGATCGTCTCGGTGCGCTTCGACCGGGCGGTGAAGAACAAGGACGCGGTGCTCGGCGGCATCACCTTCGAGACCTCCGACGGCACCACGGTCAAGGGCCACTGGTTCGGCAACAACCGGTTGGACTTCCGCCCGGAGAACTACTGGAACCCCGGCACCAAGGTCACCATCCACTACAAGCTGAAGAACGTGGAGACCGCGCCCGGCGTCTACGGCGACGTGGACAAGGACGAGCCGTTCACCATCGGCCGCTCGCAGATCTCCACCGTCGACGTCAACACCCACAAGATGGCGGTCGTCCGGGACGGCCAGCAGGTCGACACCGTCGAGTTCACCGCCGGCAAGCCCGGCTACGACACCTGGAACGGCGTCATGGTGGTGGAGGCCAAGGAGGGCACCACCCGGATGACCTCGGCCGGCGTCACCAAGGAGGGCTCCGGCGACGAGTACGACCTGGTGGTTCCGCACGCCATGAGGTTGACGGACTCCGGCACCTACGTGCACGGCAACTCGTGGAGCGCGGGCGTGATCGGCCACTCCAACGGCAGCCACGGCTGCATCGGCGTGACCGACACCAAGGCCGGCAGCCCGAGCGCCCCGGCGGGCAAGCTCTACGACTCCAGCCTGGTCGGGGACGTGTTCAAGGTGGTCAACTCCAAGGGCAAGACGGTCGACCCGACCAACGGCCTGAGCGGTTGGAACGTCCCCTGGGCGCAGTGGTAA
- a CDS encoding ATP-binding protein → MAGTRGDDPSVVGAGVVLADLERLTPEEMEHLFFGVLGDPDAAEEVRLPSRPQSAGVARRLVLSVLRTWKLHQLGEAVELLTGELVANAVRHTGGRMIGLKVTRRPGWLRVEVRDSSRALPCLIQAPEVGYRNGHGLRLVESIADRWGADLLPRGKGVWFEMKIRERATTGG, encoded by the coding sequence GTGGCCGGCACCCGAGGTGACGACCCGTCGGTGGTCGGCGCCGGCGTGGTGCTGGCCGACCTGGAGCGGCTGACGCCGGAGGAGATGGAGCACCTCTTCTTCGGCGTGCTCGGCGACCCCGACGCCGCGGAGGAGGTGCGGCTGCCCTCCCGCCCGCAGTCGGCGGGGGTGGCCCGGCGGCTGGTGCTCTCGGTCTTACGGACGTGGAAACTCCACCAGCTCGGGGAGGCGGTGGAGCTGCTCACGGGTGAACTGGTGGCCAACGCCGTCCGACACACCGGCGGTCGGATGATCGGACTGAAGGTGACCCGCCGCCCCGGCTGGCTGCGGGTCGAGGTGCGCGACTCCTCGCGCGCCCTGCCCTGCCTGATCCAGGCCCCCGAGGTCGGCTACCGCAACGGCCACGGCCTGCGCCTGGTCGAGTCGATCGCCGACCGCTGGGGCGCCGACCTGCTGCCGCGCGGCAAGGGCGTCTGGTTCGAGATGAAGATCCGCGAACGGGCCACCACCGGCGGCTGA
- a CDS encoding type II toxin-antitoxin system VapC family toxin, producing the protein MPAEHDRGLLDTNIMILRRWVDPAELPGEMAISAVTMAELSAGPHEVRRNEEQADYDEYAERARRLDVLQRAENEFDPIPFGTEAARAYGRICAAVIGAGRKPRRRVADLMIAAVAVAEGLPLFTTNPDDFKGLETLLTVVPVTRPALADGS; encoded by the coding sequence ATGCCCGCTGAGCACGACCGGGGGTTGCTCGACACCAACATCATGATCCTGCGCCGCTGGGTGGACCCGGCCGAACTGCCGGGCGAGATGGCGATCAGCGCCGTTACCATGGCCGAGCTCTCCGCCGGACCGCACGAGGTCCGGCGGAACGAGGAGCAGGCCGACTACGACGAGTACGCGGAGCGGGCACGTCGGCTCGATGTGCTCCAGCGCGCCGAGAACGAGTTCGATCCCATCCCCTTCGGCACGGAGGCCGCCCGCGCCTACGGCCGGATCTGTGCCGCCGTGATCGGCGCGGGCCGGAAACCCCGGCGGCGCGTGGCCGATCTGATGATCGCCGCCGTCGCCGTCGCCGAGGGCCTTCCCCTGTTCACGACCAACCCCGACGACTTCAAGGGGTTGGAGACGCTCCTGACCGTCGTGCCGGTCACCCGTCCGGCACTCGCGGACGGCAGTTGA
- a CDS encoding type II toxin-antitoxin system Phd/YefM family antitoxin, whose amino-acid sequence MTLQPEITQRDLRSRSREIMDAVEAGQSFTVTRDGHRIGELVPLKRRRRFVPRAEFAAMSRSAPGISLDTFRADQDATAAQETDDPYAR is encoded by the coding sequence ATGACACTGCAACCGGAGATCACCCAGCGGGACCTGCGCAGCAGGTCACGAGAGATCATGGACGCCGTCGAGGCCGGGCAGTCGTTCACCGTCACCCGGGACGGCCATCGCATCGGCGAGTTGGTCCCGCTCAAGCGGCGCAGGCGCTTCGTCCCCCGGGCGGAGTTCGCCGCGATGTCCCGCAGCGCGCCCGGGATCTCCCTGGACACCTTCCGGGCGGACCAGGACGCGACGGCCGCCCAGGAGACGGACGATCCCTATGCCCGCTGA
- a CDS encoding L-serine ammonia-lyase has product MAISVFDLFSIGIGPSSSHTVGPMRAARMFARRLNSEGLLERVATVRAELYGSLGATGHGHGTPKAVLLGLENHSPRTVDVDRADLDVERIRTEKRLSLLGRHEIPFDPDHDLVLHRRKALPYHANGMALWAYDASGETLLEKTYYSVGGGFVVDEDAIGADRVVPDDTVLRHPFRTGEELLRLTRETGLSISGLMLENEKAWRTEAEIRAGLLEIWAVMKECVAAGMAREGILPGGLKVRRRAASAARALRAEGVGPANAMEWVTLYAMAVNEENASGRRVVTAPTNGAAGIIPAVLHYYLNFIPGSDEDGIVRFLLAAGAIGMLFKENASISGAEVGCQGEVGSACSMAAGGLAEVLGGTPEQVENAAEIGIEHNLGLTCDPVGGLVQIPCIERNGMASVKAVTAARMALRGDGRHHVSLDKAIKTMKETGADMKVKYKETSRGGLAVNVIEC; this is encoded by the coding sequence GTGGCCATCAGCGTCTTCGACCTCTTCTCCATCGGCATCGGCCCCTCCTCCTCGCACACCGTGGGCCCGATGCGCGCGGCCCGGATGTTCGCCCGCCGCCTGAACTCGGAGGGCCTGCTGGAGCGGGTCGCCACCGTCCGGGCCGAGCTGTACGGCTCGCTCGGCGCCACCGGCCACGGCCACGGCACCCCCAAGGCCGTCCTGCTCGGCCTGGAGAACCACTCCCCCCGCACGGTCGACGTCGACCGCGCCGACCTCGACGTCGAGCGGATCCGCACCGAGAAGCGGCTCAGCCTGCTCGGCCGCCACGAGATCCCCTTCGACCCGGACCACGACCTCGTCCTGCACCGCCGCAAGGCGCTCCCGTACCACGCCAACGGCATGGCCCTGTGGGCGTACGACGCCTCCGGCGAGACGCTGCTGGAGAAGACCTACTACTCGGTCGGCGGCGGCTTCGTGGTCGACGAGGACGCCATCGGCGCCGACCGGGTCGTCCCCGACGACACCGTGCTGCGCCACCCCTTCCGCACCGGCGAGGAACTGCTGCGGCTGACCCGGGAGACCGGCCTGTCCATCTCCGGCCTGATGCTGGAGAACGAGAAGGCCTGGCGCACCGAGGCCGAGATCCGGGCCGGCCTGCTGGAGATCTGGGCCGTCATGAAGGAGTGCGTCGCCGCCGGGATGGCCCGCGAGGGCATCCTCCCCGGCGGCCTCAAGGTCCGCCGCCGCGCCGCGAGCGCGGCCCGCGCCCTGCGCGCCGAGGGCGTCGGCCCGGCCAACGCGATGGAGTGGGTCACCCTCTACGCGATGGCCGTCAACGAGGAGAACGCCTCCGGCCGCCGGGTGGTCACCGCCCCCACCAACGGCGCCGCCGGCATCATCCCGGCCGTCCTGCACTACTACCTGAACTTCATTCCCGGCTCGGACGAGGACGGCATCGTCCGCTTCCTGCTCGCCGCGGGCGCGATCGGCATGCTCTTCAAGGAGAACGCCTCCATCTCCGGCGCCGAGGTCGGCTGCCAGGGCGAGGTCGGCTCGGCCTGCTCGATGGCCGCCGGCGGCCTCGCCGAAGTCCTCGGCGGCACCCCCGAACAGGTCGAGAACGCCGCCGAGATCGGCATCGAGCACAACCTCGGCCTCACCTGCGACCCGGTCGGCGGCCTGGTCCAGATCCCCTGCATCGAACGCAACGGCATGGCCTCCGTGAAGGCCGTCACCGCTGCCCGGATGGCCCTGCGCGGCGACGGCCGGCACCACGTCTCCCTCGACAAGGCGATCAAGACCATGAAGGAGACCGGCGCCGACATGAAGGTCAAGTACAAGGAGACCAGCCGCGGCGGCCTCGCCGTGAACGTCATCGAGTGCTGA